The following proteins are co-located in the Mycolicibacterium goodii genome:
- a CDS encoding ATP-binding protein, whose amino-acid sequence MIRRPRVDLRLATQVLVLQVVVVALTLGLAGVLVTYLSHQRLVGQYETRSLDMARAVAFAPAVRADVNRYDERRLKPSPELTAELAKGPLQELASEIQEHTGVLFVVITDDQGIRLSHPNPSELGKHVSVDPSEALAGHDVILTEDGTLGRSVGAKVPIYAPDSRRVIGMVSVGVSTSAVGHQLLTDVRTAAWLVGGALVLGVIGSLLIARRWRGLTMGLQPSEMAELIRTQAAVLHGIDEGVLAVDTEWRTTFVNDKARKLLDVEDRLGRPVGEIGLTPRVLEVFREADATPALATVGDRIVVVSARHVTRDDRELGTVLVVRDRTDVESLTRQLDAVQLMSTVLRAQRHEFANRLHLLNGLLHANHVDEAKQYVEELLGSGPLGSALPGIDTIRDAFLQAFLAAKGAAAREAGVTLTIGENTWVPGRLGLPVDVTTVLGNLLDNAIDAARTGASDDRVVEVELLQDGSTLHITVGDTGDGVSPEFTEHVFTEGKSTKPDSGIPGGRGIGMALSRQISRALGGDIRLSSPGDPGARLCGAEFIARMPGVMVEEDAQWVAQN is encoded by the coding sequence ATGATCAGACGGCCCCGCGTCGATTTGCGCCTTGCCACCCAGGTACTGGTGCTACAGGTTGTCGTGGTGGCGCTGACTCTCGGGTTGGCCGGCGTCCTGGTCACCTACTTGAGCCATCAACGCCTCGTCGGGCAATACGAGACCCGCTCGCTGGACATGGCGCGGGCCGTCGCCTTCGCACCCGCGGTGCGCGCCGACGTCAACCGCTACGACGAGCGGCGACTGAAGCCCAGCCCGGAACTCACCGCCGAACTGGCGAAGGGTCCGCTGCAGGAGCTGGCGAGCGAGATCCAGGAGCACACTGGTGTGCTGTTCGTGGTGATCACCGACGACCAGGGCATCCGGCTGTCCCACCCGAATCCGTCCGAGCTGGGTAAGCATGTCAGTGTCGATCCGAGCGAGGCACTGGCCGGCCACGACGTCATCCTCACCGAAGACGGAACCCTTGGGCGTTCGGTGGGCGCGAAAGTACCGATCTACGCACCTGACTCACGCCGGGTGATCGGCATGGTCAGCGTCGGTGTGTCGACTTCGGCTGTGGGACACCAGTTGCTGACAGATGTGCGCACAGCCGCCTGGCTGGTCGGTGGTGCACTGGTCCTCGGGGTCATCGGATCACTGCTCATCGCGCGACGATGGCGCGGGTTGACCATGGGCCTGCAACCGTCGGAGATGGCCGAGTTGATCCGCACCCAGGCCGCGGTGCTGCATGGGATCGACGAAGGCGTGCTGGCCGTCGACACCGAGTGGCGCACCACGTTCGTCAACGACAAGGCCCGCAAGCTTCTCGATGTCGAGGACCGACTGGGCCGACCGGTCGGCGAGATCGGCCTGACCCCGCGGGTACTGGAGGTGTTCCGGGAAGCAGATGCCACGCCGGCACTGGCCACCGTCGGCGACCGGATCGTCGTGGTGTCGGCGCGTCACGTCACGCGGGATGACCGCGAACTGGGAACCGTGCTCGTGGTGCGCGACCGGACCGACGTTGAATCGCTGACCCGTCAACTCGATGCCGTTCAGTTGATGAGCACGGTGCTGCGAGCGCAACGCCACGAGTTCGCCAACCGCTTGCATCTGCTGAACGGACTACTGCACGCCAACCACGTCGACGAGGCCAAACAGTACGTGGAGGAACTGCTGGGATCAGGCCCCCTCGGCTCGGCGCTGCCCGGTATCGACACCATCCGTGACGCATTCCTGCAAGCCTTCCTCGCCGCCAAAGGCGCCGCGGCACGGGAGGCGGGTGTGACCCTCACCATCGGCGAGAACACCTGGGTGCCAGGTCGGCTCGGGCTTCCGGTCGACGTCACGACCGTGCTGGGCAACCTGCTCGACAACGCGATCGACGCCGCTCGCACCGGCGCAAGCGATGATCGGGTGGTCGAAGTCGAACTTCTGCAGGATGGTTCGACGTTGCACATAACGGTGGGCGACACCGGCGACGGAGTGTCGCCGGAATTCACCGAGCACGTCTTCACCGAAGGCAAGTCGACCAAGCCGGATTCCGGCATACCCGGCGGGCGCGGCATCGGGATGGCCCTGTCCCGACAGATCAGCCGAGCGCTCGGGGGTGACATCCGGTTGTCGAGCCCCGGTGATCCCGGAGCCCGGTTGTGTGGCGCAGAGTTCATCGCCCGGATGCCGGGTGTGATGGTTGAGGAGGACGCGCAATGGGTGGCGCAGAACTGA
- a CDS encoding alpha/beta fold hydrolase codes for MSHSLALARNAFRGGVADDICRVEHAVTTRDGVRLAVTDHRSQHADAPTVVLLHGLLLAQECWDAQVRQLRSRYGGRIRIITYDHRGHGRSTAASMWTYDVAQLASDLSDVLVAMDVSGPLTLAGHSMGGMTALAYFALPAARRPVDPQALVLVGTAAGRIAERGIARLLATPATGAVYGAVQHLPQRAADRAVASIVRPLGGVLGRFCGDGTAGGAVANVSMRNPAVTTAVGFLAGLKRYDVSHVLPSITAETFVISGANDVLTPPSHSRDLAAAIPGALHLHHPTAGHMLLQDAADCVTDTIARAMGLTHRRRARTGTSRSAARLAVVVS; via the coding sequence ATGTCGCATTCTTTAGCGCTGGCCCGCAACGCGTTTCGCGGTGGGGTCGCAGATGACATCTGCCGCGTCGAACATGCGGTGACGACACGCGACGGTGTTCGGCTCGCGGTGACGGACCATCGGTCGCAGCACGCCGACGCACCGACGGTCGTTCTGCTGCATGGGTTGTTGCTTGCGCAAGAGTGTTGGGACGCGCAGGTACGCCAGTTGCGATCCCGTTACGGCGGCCGCATCCGGATCATCACCTACGACCATCGCGGTCATGGCCGATCCACCGCAGCGTCGATGTGGACATACGATGTCGCACAATTGGCGTCGGATCTGTCCGACGTGCTGGTCGCCATGGACGTGAGCGGTCCGCTCACGCTGGCCGGCCATTCGATGGGCGGCATGACCGCGCTCGCGTACTTCGCGCTGCCCGCCGCGAGACGTCCTGTCGACCCGCAGGCCCTGGTGCTCGTGGGCACCGCCGCAGGGCGTATCGCCGAGCGTGGAATCGCACGCCTGCTGGCGACACCGGCCACCGGCGCCGTATACGGGGCGGTGCAACATCTGCCGCAGCGGGCGGCGGACAGGGCCGTCGCGTCGATCGTCCGTCCGCTCGGTGGCGTCCTGGGAAGATTCTGCGGCGACGGCACCGCCGGCGGTGCGGTCGCCAACGTCTCCATGCGCAACCCGGCGGTGACGACTGCGGTCGGATTCCTTGCGGGTCTCAAGCGATACGACGTGAGCCACGTCCTCCCGTCGATCACTGCCGAGACGTTCGTCATCAGTGGTGCGAACGACGTGCTGACGCCGCCGTCCCATTCGCGTGACCTCGCCGCGGCGATCCCCGGTGCGCTGCATCTGCACCATCCCACCGCTGGCCACATGCTGCTGCAGGACGCCGCCGACTGCGTCACCGACACCATCGCCCGCGCCATGGGGTTGACACATCGGCGCCGGGCCCGCACCGGCACATCACGTTCGGCCGCGCGACTGGCCGTGGTGGTGTCCTGA
- a CDS encoding alpha/beta fold hydrolase yields MKNLLVGAVACAAVVAAPAVTRPRSEVTVAHTGAHLKSVTLGRDRVAYRDEGTGDEIVLLVHGMGGSSATWQDVIPLLSQRYRVIAPDLLGHGQSDTPRGDYSVGAFAVLLRDFLDVLGITRVTVVGHSLGGGIAMQFSHQHRQYCKRLVLISSGGFGDDVGRVLRLLSLPGSELVLPVVTSRPAVLVGNAVRALTGSTHRFTVRPSLADRDHRQAFLRTLRAVVDFRGQAVCARNRLRAEESLPALIISGDADRVIPVEHAHAAHRLLPNSRLHILEGVQHHPPTERPETVARLIDDFVASAEMGNSVRAA; encoded by the coding sequence ATGAAGAACCTGTTGGTCGGTGCCGTCGCCTGCGCAGCCGTGGTGGCCGCCCCGGCGGTGACCCGCCCACGATCCGAGGTGACGGTCGCGCACACCGGAGCGCACCTCAAGTCCGTCACGCTGGGTCGTGACCGAGTCGCGTATCGCGACGAGGGCACCGGCGACGAGATCGTTCTTCTGGTGCACGGTATGGGCGGAAGCTCGGCCACCTGGCAGGACGTGATTCCGCTGTTGTCGCAGAGGTATCGCGTCATCGCGCCGGATCTGCTGGGCCACGGGCAATCCGACACGCCACGAGGGGACTACTCGGTCGGGGCGTTCGCGGTGCTGCTGCGTGACTTCCTCGACGTCCTCGGGATCACCCGGGTCACGGTCGTCGGCCACTCACTGGGCGGCGGCATCGCCATGCAGTTCTCGCATCAGCACCGTCAGTACTGCAAGCGGCTCGTCCTCATCAGCAGCGGCGGTTTCGGCGACGACGTCGGCCGGGTTCTGCGTCTGCTGTCGCTGCCGGGATCCGAACTGGTGCTCCCCGTTGTCACCTCGCGGCCCGCGGTCCTGGTGGGCAATGCGGTGCGTGCGCTGACGGGTTCCACGCACCGCTTCACGGTGCGCCCGTCACTGGCCGACCGCGACCACCGGCAGGCCTTCCTGCGGACTCTGCGTGCCGTTGTCGACTTCCGTGGCCAGGCGGTGTGCGCTCGAAACCGGTTGCGCGCGGAGGAATCTCTGCCGGCCCTGATCATCAGCGGCGATGCGGACCGGGTGATCCCGGTCGAGCATGCCCACGCCGCGCATCGGCTCCTGCCGAACAGCCGCCTGCACATCCTGGAGGGTGTGCAGCATCACCCGCCGACCGAACGCCCCGAAACCGTTGCCCGGTTGATCGACGATTTCGTGGCGTCGGCGGAGATGGGTAATTCGGTGCGCGCCGCCTGA
- a CDS encoding YkgB family protein — protein MSASSVIERALPLSASDRIAAILGRYGLVIVIGWIGALKFANFEAHQIQPLVANSPFMGWLYNFLPVYTFSALLGVFEVTAAVLLAIKPIAPRLSILGSLMAIVLFVFTVSFLFSTPGVSEPAGGGFPAISLTAEFLLKDIPLLGLSFWTLSDALRASQQRRG, from the coding sequence ATGTCCGCCTCCTCAGTCATCGAACGCGCACTGCCGCTGTCGGCATCGGACAGAATCGCGGCGATCCTGGGCCGCTACGGCCTGGTGATCGTCATCGGATGGATCGGTGCCTTGAAGTTCGCGAACTTCGAGGCCCACCAGATCCAACCGCTGGTGGCCAACAGCCCCTTCATGGGCTGGCTGTACAACTTCTTGCCGGTGTACACGTTCTCTGCGCTGCTCGGGGTCTTCGAGGTGACCGCGGCGGTGCTGCTGGCCATCAAGCCGATCGCACCGAGGCTGTCCATCCTCGGAAGCCTGATGGCGATCGTGTTGTTCGTCTTCACCGTCAGCTTCCTGTTCAGCACCCCCGGCGTCAGTGAACCGGCCGGCGGAGGATTCCCCGCCATCTCCCTGACCGCCGAGTTTCTGCTCAAAGACATTCCGCTGCTGGGTTTGTCGTTCTGGACACTGTCTGACGCCCTGCGCGCCAGCCAGCAACGTCGTGGCTAG
- a CDS encoding CGNR zinc finger domain-containing protein — MTVVAPAPRVDEPAPLALANTLSIDRHGVHDALAEPDYVHTWIRAVGRRLEMRPAPGSTDGLRPETAGRLIVVRDAFRRLAAEATGDSRELVVSPVPDVATAVSLINAASAAETVWPELRMHRRRTLTRQDAWSGEAFSDAVITVIARQAIELVTSPRWEMLRACEAPACAHFFIKEHRREWCSALCGNRARVARHAQRQHNR, encoded by the coding sequence GTGACAGTGGTCGCGCCTGCGCCGCGCGTGGACGAACCCGCCCCGCTTGCGCTGGCCAATACACTCTCGATTGATCGACACGGCGTGCACGATGCGCTTGCCGAACCGGATTACGTCCACACATGGATACGCGCAGTCGGAAGGCGGCTGGAGATGAGGCCGGCGCCCGGTTCCACCGACGGGTTGCGCCCCGAGACGGCTGGGCGCCTGATCGTTGTGCGTGACGCGTTCCGACGTCTGGCGGCAGAGGCCACCGGGGACAGTCGGGAACTGGTGGTCTCTCCGGTGCCCGACGTGGCCACGGCGGTGTCGTTGATCAATGCGGCTTCCGCGGCCGAAACCGTCTGGCCCGAACTGCGAATGCATCGTCGTCGCACACTCACCCGTCAGGACGCATGGTCGGGAGAGGCGTTCTCCGACGCGGTGATCACGGTGATCGCCAGGCAGGCCATCGAACTCGTCACCAGCCCTCGCTGGGAAATGCTGCGCGCGTGTGAGGCGCCGGCGTGTGCCCACTTCTTCATCAAAGAGCATCGCCGAGAATGGTGTTCGGCACTGTGCGGTAATCGTGCCCGCGTCGCACGCCATGCCCAACGCCAGCACAACCGCTGA